Proteins found in one Massilia sp. H6 genomic segment:
- the ftsY gene encoding signal recognition particle-docking protein FtsY, which translates to MFSFFKRKKPETQVPEPTVDAAPASAPAPVSPASPPAPAAAAPMFVPGALDARPFAPAPQDIAELFPETAERPTTEQERKQSWMTRLKAGLSKTSSNLSLLFVGARIDEDLYEELESALLMADAGMDATDFLLSSLRRKVKEDKLVDAAAVKVALKQLMIELLMPLQKPLELGRHDPLVMMISGVNGAGKTTTIGKLAKHMQRFDQSVLLAAGDTFRAAAREQLMVWGQRNNVTVISQASGDPAAVAFDAVQSGKARGTDVVMVDTAGRLPTQLHLMEELKKIKRVIGKGMEGAPHELLLVIDGNTGQNALAQVKAFDDALQLTGLVITKLDGTAKGGVLAAIARTRPVPVYFIGVGEKLDDLQPFDAEEFVEALLG; encoded by the coding sequence ATGTTTAGTTTCTTCAAAAGAAAGAAGCCGGAGACCCAGGTTCCCGAGCCGACCGTCGACGCCGCGCCCGCTTCCGCTCCAGCCCCTGTTTCACCAGCATCACCCCCCGCGCCTGCGGCTGCGGCGCCGATGTTCGTGCCCGGCGCGCTCGACGCCCGCCCGTTCGCCCCTGCCCCGCAGGACATCGCCGAACTGTTCCCGGAAACGGCCGAACGCCCGACCACCGAGCAGGAGCGAAAACAGTCCTGGATGACACGCCTGAAGGCCGGGCTGTCCAAGACGTCGAGCAACCTGTCGCTGCTGTTCGTCGGCGCGCGCATCGACGAAGACCTGTACGAAGAACTCGAATCGGCGCTGCTGATGGCGGACGCCGGCATGGACGCCACCGACTTTCTGCTGAGCTCCCTGCGGCGCAAGGTCAAGGAAGACAAGCTGGTCGATGCCGCCGCCGTCAAGGTCGCGCTCAAGCAGCTCATGATCGAGCTCTTGATGCCGCTGCAAAAGCCGCTCGAGCTCGGCCGCCACGACCCGCTCGTGATGATGATCTCGGGCGTCAACGGCGCCGGCAAGACCACCACCATCGGCAAGCTGGCCAAGCACATGCAGCGCTTCGACCAGTCGGTACTGCTGGCCGCGGGCGATACCTTCCGCGCCGCCGCGCGCGAGCAGCTGATGGTCTGGGGCCAGCGCAACAACGTCACCGTGATCTCGCAAGCCTCGGGCGACCCGGCCGCCGTGGCGTTCGACGCGGTCCAGTCGGGCAAGGCGCGCGGCACCGACGTGGTCATGGTCGATACGGCCGGCCGCCTGCCGACCCAGCTGCACCTGATGGAAGAACTCAAGAAGATCAAGCGCGTGATCGGCAAGGGCATGGAGGGCGCCCCGCACGAACTGCTCCTGGTCATCGATGGCAACACCGGACAGAACGCGCTGGCGCAGGTCAAGGCCTTCGACGACGCGCTGCAGCTCACCGGCCTGGTGATCACCAAGCTCGATGGTACCGCCAAGGGCGGCGTGCTGGCCGCGATCGCGCGTACCCGGCCGGTACCGGTGTATTTCATCGGCGTTGGCGAGAAGCTCGACGACCTGCAGCCTTTCGATGCCGAAGAATTCGTCGAAGCGCTGCTGGGATAA
- a CDS encoding thiamine pyrophosphate-binding protein, with amino-acid sequence MTHPSRTGGQILVDALAIHGVDTAFGVPGESYLDVLDALHDSSIRFVINRQEGGAAFMAESYGKLTGKPGICFVTRGPGATNASIGVHTAYQDSTPMILFIGQVGNDFIDREAFQEIDYRRMFGEMAKWVAQIDRADRIPEYLARAFQVATSGRPGPVVLALPEDMLITEAAVADTRAYQPVQAAPSQAQIDTLRALLAQSQRPMLLLGGGTWNAQACADLARFAQANHLPVGCSFRFQDLMDNAHPNYIGDVGIGINPKLAARVADADLLIAIGPRLGEMTTGGYTLLAAPVPRQRLVHIHADPEELGSVYQAELMIASGAPQACAMLAAMEPVDAAAWKDSVETAKAELAAFQAQPPLLRDGGAPLDLWQVVQDLMAALPRDAIITNGAGNYASWAHRFYRYGGMRTQLAPTNGAMGYGVPSGVAAKIVHPERTVVTFAGDGEFMMSGQELATAVQYRAGVVILVFNNNMFGTIRMHQEKTYPGRVSGTSLHNPDFALLARAYGGHGEVVETTAQFAPALQRALAHANEHQLPAVIELRYDGNLITPNATLESMREAAQAAQAGR; translated from the coding sequence ATGACGCACCCTTCCCGCACCGGCGGCCAGATCCTGGTCGATGCACTCGCGATCCACGGCGTCGATACCGCCTTCGGCGTACCCGGCGAGAGCTATCTCGACGTGCTCGATGCGCTGCACGACTCCAGCATCCGCTTCGTGATCAACCGGCAGGAAGGCGGCGCGGCGTTCATGGCCGAGAGCTACGGCAAACTCACCGGCAAGCCGGGCATCTGCTTCGTCACCCGCGGCCCGGGCGCGACCAATGCCTCGATCGGGGTGCACACGGCCTACCAGGATTCGACCCCGATGATCCTGTTCATCGGCCAGGTGGGCAACGACTTCATCGACCGCGAAGCCTTCCAGGAAATCGACTACCGCCGCATGTTCGGCGAGATGGCCAAGTGGGTGGCCCAGATCGACCGTGCCGACCGTATTCCGGAATACCTGGCGCGCGCCTTCCAGGTGGCCACCAGCGGCCGCCCCGGTCCGGTGGTGCTGGCCCTGCCGGAAGACATGCTGATCACCGAAGCGGCGGTGGCCGACACCCGCGCCTACCAGCCGGTGCAGGCCGCGCCCTCGCAGGCGCAGATCGACACGCTGCGCGCGCTGCTGGCGCAAAGCCAGCGTCCGATGCTGCTGCTGGGCGGCGGCACCTGGAACGCGCAGGCCTGCGCCGACCTGGCGCGCTTTGCCCAGGCCAATCACCTGCCGGTGGGCTGCAGCTTCCGCTTCCAGGACCTGATGGACAACGCGCATCCGAACTATATCGGCGACGTCGGCATCGGCATCAACCCGAAGCTGGCGGCGCGCGTAGCCGACGCGGACCTGCTCATCGCCATTGGCCCGCGCCTGGGCGAAATGACCACCGGCGGCTATACGCTGCTGGCCGCCCCGGTGCCGCGCCAGCGCCTGGTGCATATCCACGCCGACCCGGAAGAACTGGGCAGCGTCTACCAGGCCGAGTTGATGATCGCCAGCGGCGCGCCGCAGGCCTGCGCGATGCTGGCCGCGATGGAGCCGGTCGATGCCGCGGCATGGAAGGATAGCGTGGAGACAGCCAAGGCCGAACTGGCCGCCTTCCAGGCGCAGCCGCCCTTGCTGCGCGACGGCGGCGCGCCGCTCGACCTGTGGCAGGTGGTGCAAGACCTGATGGCCGCGTTGCCGCGCGACGCCATCATTACCAACGGTGCCGGCAACTACGCCTCGTGGGCGCACCGCTTCTATCGCTATGGCGGCATGCGCACCCAGCTTGCGCCCACCAATGGCGCGATGGGGTATGGCGTGCCGTCCGGCGTCGCGGCCAAGATCGTGCACCCGGAACGCACCGTGGTGACCTTCGCCGGCGATGGCGAATTCATGATGAGCGGGCAGGAACTGGCGACCGCGGTGCAGTACCGGGCCGGGGTGGTGATCCTGGTCTTCAATAACAACATGTTCGGCACCATCCGCATGCACCAGGAAAAAACCTATCCGGGCCGGGTGTCGGGCACCAGCTTGCACAATCCGGATTTTGCCCTGCTTGCGCGCGCCTATGGCGGCCACGGCGAGGTGGTCGAGACCACGGCGCAATTCGCGCCGGCCCTGCAGCGCGCGCTGGCCCATGCGAACGAGCACCAGCTGCCGGCCGTGATAGAACTGCGCTACGACGGCAATCTGATTACGCCGAATGCGACGCTGGAGAGCATGCGCGAGGCGGCGCAAGCGGCACAGGCCGGGCGCTGA
- the glpK gene encoding glycerol kinase GlpK: protein MQKYILALDQGTTSSRAIVFDRQGHPVACSQQEYPQHFPRPGWVEHDALDIWRTQLACGRDALRQARIDASQVAAIGIANQRETTVLWDRASGEPLARAIVWQDRRTSDACERLRAQGAAAEIGQRTGLELDAYFSATKLQWLLEHVPGARARAERGELAFGTVDSWLAYRLCARHVTDTSNASRTMLFNIHTLRWDETLLALFDIPAAVLPEVVASSGSVGLAAPEWFGAAIPIAGIAGDQQAATFGQACHRPGLVKNTYGTGCFMLMHAGSAPPASRNRLLSTVGWSLDGAAGASTYLLEGSVFMGGATVQWLRDGLGIIAHASDVEALAMSVPDSGGVMLVPAFTGLGAPHWDPYARGAMVGMTRGTTAAHIARAAVEAIAYQSAELLGAMQNDAACPVLEMRADGGAARNDMLMQFQADLLGIPVLRPRVLETTALGAAYLAGLAVGYWDSIEEIGRQWQAERRFEPAIDAGQRLERMARWARAVEHAKAWEAPGQGQER, encoded by the coding sequence ATGCAGAAATACATCCTGGCCCTCGACCAGGGCACCACCAGTTCGCGCGCGATCGTGTTCGACCGCCAGGGCCATCCGGTCGCCTGCAGCCAGCAGGAATATCCCCAGCATTTTCCCCGCCCCGGATGGGTCGAGCACGACGCGCTCGACATCTGGCGCACCCAGCTTGCCTGTGGCCGCGACGCCTTGCGCCAGGCCCGCATCGATGCTTCCCAGGTGGCCGCCATCGGCATCGCCAACCAGCGCGAAACCACCGTTTTATGGGACCGCGCCAGCGGCGAACCGCTGGCGCGCGCCATCGTCTGGCAAGATCGCCGCACCTCCGACGCCTGCGAGCGCTTGCGGGCGCAAGGCGCCGCGGCCGAGATCGGGCAACGTACCGGCCTCGAACTGGATGCCTATTTTTCCGCCACCAAGCTGCAATGGCTGCTCGAGCACGTTCCCGGGGCGCGCGCCCGCGCCGAGCGCGGCGAGCTGGCCTTTGGCACCGTTGACAGCTGGCTGGCCTACCGGCTGTGCGCACGCCATGTCACCGACACCAGCAATGCTTCGCGCACGATGCTGTTCAACATCCACACGCTGCGCTGGGACGAAACGCTGCTGGCGCTGTTCGACATTCCCGCCGCCGTGCTGCCCGAAGTCGTCGCCAGTTCCGGCAGCGTGGGTCTTGCCGCGCCAGAGTGGTTCGGCGCGGCCATCCCGATTGCCGGCATCGCCGGCGACCAGCAGGCCGCCACCTTCGGCCAGGCCTGCCACCGCCCGGGCCTGGTCAAGAACACGTATGGCACCGGCTGCTTCATGCTGATGCATGCCGGCAGCGCTCCCCCCGCTTCGCGCAACCGTCTGCTCTCGACCGTCGGCTGGAGCCTGGACGGGGCCGCCGGCGCCAGCACCTACCTGCTCGAAGGCAGCGTCTTCATGGGCGGGGCCACGGTGCAGTGGCTGCGCGACGGCCTGGGCATCATTGCGCACGCCAGCGACGTGGAAGCGCTGGCCATGAGCGTGCCCGATAGCGGCGGCGTGATGCTGGTACCGGCCTTTACCGGCCTGGGGGCGCCGCACTGGGACCCATATGCCCGCGGCGCCATGGTTGGCATGACGCGCGGCACCACGGCCGCCCACATCGCGCGCGCGGCAGTCGAGGCCATCGCCTACCAGAGCGCCGAACTGCTGGGCGCAATGCAGAACGATGCGGCCTGCCCGGTGCTGGAAATGCGCGCCGATGGCGGCGCCGCCCGCAACGATATGCTGATGCAGTTCCAGGCCGACCTGCTGGGCATTCCGGTGCTGCGCCCACGGGTGCTCGAGACCACGGCGCTGGGCGCCGCCTACCTGGCCGGGCTGGCGGTGGGCTACTGGGACTCGATCGAGGAAATCGGGCGCCAGTGGCAGGCCGAGCGGCGGTTCGAACCCGCGATCGATGCCGGCCAGCGCCTCGAGCGCATGGCGCGCTGGGCGCGCGCGGTGGAGCATGCCAAGGCCTGGGAAGCGCCCGGCCAGGGCCAGGAGCGCTGA
- a CDS encoding cell division ATP-binding protein FtsE: MIEFQSVSKQYSTDAFALRDVTINIAKGELVYLAGPSGAGKSTLMKMVAAVERPTSGIVTVNGQDIGRIKKAGIPFLRRNLGLIFQHQRLLNDRNILANVMLPLLVTGAHRTQAEGRARAALDKVGLLERTRALPLELSGGEQQRVAIARAIVNRPQIILADEPTANLDRAAADRVLDALRAFNAVGVTCVISTHDEEVLDAAGRVIRLEHGMLVDAGHTGGAA, translated from the coding sequence ATGATCGAATTCCAGTCCGTCTCCAAGCAGTACTCCACCGATGCGTTCGCGCTGCGCGACGTCACCATCAATATCGCCAAGGGCGAACTGGTCTACCTGGCCGGCCCGTCCGGCGCCGGCAAGTCGACCCTGATGAAGATGGTGGCCGCGGTCGAACGTCCCACCAGCGGCATCGTCACCGTCAATGGCCAGGACATCGGCCGCATCAAGAAAGCCGGCATTCCCTTCCTGCGCCGTAACCTGGGGCTGATCTTCCAGCACCAGCGCCTGCTCAACGACCGCAATATCCTGGCCAACGTGATGCTGCCGCTGCTGGTCACCGGCGCCCACCGGACGCAGGCCGAGGGCCGCGCCCGCGCCGCGCTCGACAAGGTCGGACTACTCGAGCGCACCAGGGCACTGCCGCTGGAACTGTCCGGCGGCGAGCAGCAGCGCGTGGCGATTGCGCGCGCCATCGTCAACCGCCCGCAGATCATCCTGGCCGACGAGCCGACCGCGAACCTCGACCGCGCCGCGGCCGACCGCGTGCTCGACGCGCTGCGCGCCTTTAACGCCGTTGGCGTCACTTGCGTGATCTCGACCCACGACGAAGAGGTGCTCGACGCCGCCGGACGCGTGATCCGCCTCGAACATGGCATGCTGGTCGATGCCGGGCACACTGGAGGTGCGGCATGA